A DNA window from Undibacterium sp. YM2 contains the following coding sequences:
- a CDS encoding phosphohydrolase — MKTRAWIRLPSGKHLDLINPDPQAWLDSDLADRLSRTYRWGGESCWPRPLSVAQHSLNVLALRSTMTETPMSAGAALRELLHDGEEGLLAFDCISPLKAVLGAPFKEVSDRLTDAIVRRYQLPAWDDMDYRLHKLADELIAASEAVHCAGWPRNEVLDVLQIKLPILEEDPLVEIYDCQAWEPWPPELACQRFLAKMNELITSSS, encoded by the coding sequence TTGAAAACTAGAGCATGGATCAGGCTGCCGTCAGGCAAACACCTTGACCTGATCAACCCCGATCCCCAGGCCTGGCTGGATAGCGACCTGGCAGACAGGCTCTCGAGAACTTACCGCTGGGGTGGCGAATCCTGTTGGCCACGGCCACTGTCAGTAGCCCAGCATAGCCTGAACGTACTTGCCCTGCGCAGTACCATGACAGAAACGCCTATGAGCGCAGGAGCTGCCTTGCGCGAACTCTTGCATGATGGTGAAGAAGGCCTGCTGGCCTTCGACTGTATTTCACCACTCAAAGCCGTATTAGGAGCGCCGTTCAAGGAAGTCAGCGACAGGCTCACAGATGCGATCGTCAGACGTTATCAGCTACCCGCCTGGGATGATATGGATTACCGCCTGCATAAGCTTGCAGATGAACTGATCGCAGCCTCAGAAGCCGTACATTGTGCGGGCTGGCCACGCAATGAAGTACTTGATGTACTGCAAATCAAACTGCCCATACTGGAAGAAGACCCACTGGTAGAAATTTATGATTGCCAAGCATGGGAGCCCTGGCCGCCAGAGCTTGCATGCCAGCGTTTTTTGGCAAAAATGAATGAACTTATTACCTCCTCAAGCTGA
- the msrB gene encoding peptide-methionine (R)-S-oxide reductase MsrB: protein MQNRRQFLLAGSMLALSRMLSAAPVANVFEVQRTDAEWRRLLTGMQYEVLRRGATERAFTSPLNDEHRSGQFSCAGCQLPLFSSKTKFDSGTGWPSFYAPLERAVVNVTDTTFGMLRTEVQCRRCGGHLGHVFDDGPRPTGLRYCMNGVAMNFTPGKA, encoded by the coding sequence ATGCAAAACCGACGTCAATTTCTACTGGCTGGCAGCATGCTGGCCTTGAGCCGCATGTTGTCAGCTGCCCCTGTAGCTAATGTGTTTGAAGTTCAACGCACCGATGCTGAATGGCGTCGCCTGCTGACCGGCATGCAATACGAGGTCTTGCGCCGTGGCGCGACCGAGCGTGCCTTTACCAGCCCGCTCAATGATGAACATCGCAGCGGCCAGTTCAGTTGCGCTGGTTGTCAGTTACCGCTGTTTTCATCAAAAACCAAATTCGACAGCGGTACAGGCTGGCCCAGTTTTTATGCGCCACTGGAACGCGCTGTTGTCAATGTGACCGACACCACCTTTGGCATGCTGCGTACAGAAGTGCAATGCCGGCGTTGTGGTGGCCATCTCGGTCATGTATTTGATGACGGCCCGCGCCCTACCGGCTTGCGTTATTGCATGAATGGCGTGGCGATGAACTTTACTCCTGGCAAAGCCTGA
- a CDS encoding cytochrome c biogenesis protein DipZ, producing the protein MLLILISYLGGVLTILSPCILPVLPFVFARTGQPFRRSGLPLLVGMALTFAAVATLAAVGGNWVLQTNQYGRRLAMALLVFFGLTLLFPHLADKLTKPLVAAGDRLSNTAQADGGGIGSSLLLGVATGLLWAPCAGPVLGLLLTGAALNGASAQTTFLLLAYAAGAATSLAVALLIGGKVFAAMKRSLGAGEWIRRILGAAMIAGVAAIALGLDTGLLTRLSTVATSGLEQQLIDRYALNSPDVQANPAPAQTTPQQGAMMASNAMMASNAMMSSNKQMASNTMAPSNAMMSAHGSNAATAGALPEEGVMPALDGATQWLNSKPLTAQELKGKVVLIDFWTYSCINCLRSLPYVQAWAKKYRDQGLVVIGVHAPEFAFERDPANVSKAVRDLGISYPVAIDNNYAIWRAFGNKYWPAHYFIDATGRIRHHHFGEGEYVQSEQVIQQLLEEAGQKNVANDVVIETGAAGAQMAADDNQVKSPETYLGYSRVQNFVSTGGVQQNRNADYSLPAQLTLNQWGLAGNWKVQEEHAALMQKGGRITYRFQARDLHLVLGPGKDGKPVRFRVTIDGAAPGAAHGSDIAADGTGTVTGQRLYQLVRQSGKVAEHTFSIEFLDLGVEAYAFTFG; encoded by the coding sequence ATGTTGTTGATACTTATTTCTTATCTTGGCGGTGTGCTGACCATACTCAGCCCCTGCATCTTGCCGGTGCTGCCCTTTGTCTTCGCCCGCACTGGCCAGCCATTCCGCCGTAGTGGCTTGCCCTTGCTGGTGGGCATGGCGCTGACCTTTGCTGCCGTCGCTACATTGGCTGCTGTCGGCGGTAACTGGGTGTTGCAGACTAACCAGTATGGCCGGCGGCTGGCGATGGCTTTGCTGGTTTTCTTTGGCCTGACGCTGTTGTTCCCGCATCTGGCTGACAAGCTGACCAAGCCGCTGGTGGCTGCGGGTGACCGCCTGTCGAACACAGCGCAGGCGGATGGCGGTGGTATAGGTTCATCACTCTTGCTGGGCGTGGCAACGGGGTTGCTATGGGCACCCTGTGCCGGGCCTGTGTTGGGTCTGCTGCTCACTGGTGCTGCACTCAATGGTGCCAGTGCACAGACAACTTTCCTGTTGCTGGCCTATGCCGCCGGTGCGGCGACTTCACTGGCAGTTGCCTTACTGATAGGTGGCAAGGTATTTGCCGCGATGAAACGCTCGCTGGGTGCCGGTGAATGGATACGCCGTATCCTGGGTGCTGCCATGATAGCCGGTGTTGCTGCGATTGCGCTGGGTCTGGATACTGGCTTGCTGACACGTTTGTCCACTGTTGCTACCTCAGGGCTGGAGCAGCAATTGATAGACCGCTATGCGTTAAATTCACCGGATGTGCAAGCCAATCCTGCACCAGCACAGACTACACCGCAGCAGGGAGCCATGATGGCCTCGAATGCAATGATGGCGTCCAATGCCATGATGTCATCGAACAAGCAAATGGCATCCAACACCATGGCGCCATCGAATGCCATGATGTCTGCCCATGGTAGCAATGCAGCTACAGCAGGGGCTTTACCCGAAGAAGGGGTCATGCCAGCCTTGGATGGGGCAACACAATGGCTCAATTCAAAACCACTGACTGCGCAAGAGCTCAAAGGCAAGGTCGTGCTCATCGACTTCTGGACTTACTCTTGCATCAACTGTCTGCGCAGCCTGCCGTATGTGCAGGCATGGGCCAAAAAATACCGTGATCAGGGCCTGGTCGTGATTGGTGTGCATGCGCCTGAATTTGCGTTTGAACGCGATCCTGCCAATGTCAGCAAGGCCGTGCGCGATCTGGGCATCAGCTATCCGGTTGCCATCGACAACAACTATGCAATCTGGCGTGCCTTTGGCAACAAGTACTGGCCTGCGCATTATTTCATCGATGCCACTGGCCGCATACGTCACCATCATTTTGGTGAAGGCGAATATGTGCAATCTGAACAAGTGATACAGCAATTGCTGGAAGAAGCAGGCCAGAAAAATGTCGCCAATGATGTCGTCATCGAGACCGGTGCGGCGGGTGCACAAATGGCGGCGGACGATAACCAGGTGAAATCGCCAGAGACCTATCTTGGTTACAGCCGTGTGCAAAACTTTGTGTCAACTGGCGGCGTACAGCAAAACCGCAATGCCGATTACAGCCTGCCAGCGCAACTAACACTGAATCAATGGGGGCTGGCAGGTAACTGGAAAGTGCAGGAAGAGCATGCCGCCCTGATGCAAAAGGGCGGGCGCATCACTTACCGCTTCCAGGCCCGCGACCTGCACCTTGTACTGGGGCCAGGCAAAGACGGCAAGCCCGTGCGTTTCCGCGTCACTATCGACGGCGCGGCGCCTGGTGCTGCACATGGCAGCGACATCGCTGCAGACGGTACTGGCACGGTGACTGGTCAGCGCCTGTACCAACTGGTGCGGCAATCCGGCAAAGTCGCTGAGCATACTTTCAGCATAGAGTTTCTTGATCTTGGCGTGGAAGCCTACGCCTTCACTTTTGGTTGA
- a CDS encoding HAMP domain-containing sensor histidine kinase, whose amino-acid sequence MKLTLSQRLSLVFSVLLLASCGVSAWLQIRANDMREMEVVQGLSRGLAGSIAVNAQLTGTEEMGPDSVRRLFDQLMTVNPSVEVYLLDETGKIIGNAAPPGRLKRQQVDLAPIRKFLDGRMLPILGDDPRSENRRKVFSAAALRSNRPEVHYIYVILQGEEHDRYVAHAGINAVLRVTLLSMALVALLTLVAGWAALRWVTRPLHKLADTMRRFDTQAEQPVVPPPLAQTANQRDEIAVLETSFGQMAARINEQWHTLKQMDHDRREVVANISHDLRTPLTSIHGYLETLAARDATLDAAERQRYLAIALGQSRKVGRLAQALFDLARLEHGGVAPEPEAFMLNDLIQDVFQKFELLAQNGQVRLEAELDGNAMVMADLGMIERVLTNLIDNAIRHTPAGGAVTVAVAKRSQAVEICIRDTGPGIPAELLGKLFKRPFALSGEGHGGGLGLLIVHRILQLHHSSIELRTDPAANSTGACFCFALPLATGAAGNINSSINKQIK is encoded by the coding sequence GTGAAGCTGACGCTGTCCCAGCGTTTGTCGCTGGTATTTTCTGTGTTGCTGCTGGCCAGTTGCGGTGTCTCTGCCTGGCTGCAGATACGCGCCAATGACATGCGCGAGATGGAAGTGGTGCAGGGCCTGTCACGCGGCCTGGCGGGCAGTATCGCTGTCAATGCACAATTGACGGGCACAGAAGAAATGGGGCCGGATTCTGTACGCCGCCTGTTTGACCAGTTAATGACTGTCAACCCCAGTGTGGAAGTTTATTTGCTCGATGAAACCGGCAAGATCATCGGCAATGCGGCACCGCCTGGACGTCTGAAGCGCCAGCAGGTTGATCTGGCACCTATACGCAAATTCCTGGATGGGCGCATGTTGCCCATACTTGGCGATGATCCGCGCAGTGAAAACAGGCGCAAGGTATTCAGCGCAGCGGCATTGCGCAGTAACAGGCCGGAGGTACATTACATCTACGTTATTTTGCAAGGCGAAGAACATGACCGCTATGTTGCGCACGCAGGCATCAATGCCGTATTGCGTGTTACCCTGTTGTCGATGGCGCTGGTGGCATTGCTGACCCTGGTGGCTGGCTGGGCTGCACTGCGCTGGGTCACTCGCCCCCTGCACAAGCTGGCAGACACCATGCGCCGTTTTGATACCCAGGCTGAACAGCCCGTCGTACCGCCACCGTTAGCACAGACTGCTAACCAGCGTGATGAAATCGCGGTGCTGGAAACCAGCTTCGGGCAAATGGCGGCGCGCATCAATGAGCAATGGCATACATTGAAGCAGATGGATCATGACAGGCGCGAAGTGGTCGCCAATATCTCTCACGACCTGCGCACGCCACTGACATCCATCCATGGTTACCTGGAAACCCTGGCTGCCAGAGATGCGACGCTGGATGCAGCTGAGCGACAACGCTATCTGGCGATTGCACTGGGCCAGAGCCGCAAGGTCGGTCGTCTGGCGCAGGCGCTGTTTGATCTGGCACGTCTTGAGCATGGCGGAGTAGCGCCAGAACCTGAAGCCTTCATGTTGAATGACCTGATACAGGACGTGTTCCAGAAGTTTGAGCTGCTGGCGCAAAACGGCCAGGTCAGGCTGGAAGCAGAGCTGGATGGCAATGCCATGGTCATGGCAGACCTGGGCATGATAGAGCGGGTGCTGACCAACCTCATCGACAATGCCATACGCCATACGCCGGCAGGCGGCGCGGTGACTGTGGCGGTAGCAAAACGCTCGCAGGCAGTGGAAATCTGCATACGTGATACTGGCCCCGGCATACCCGCTGAATTACTGGGCAAGCTGTTCAAGCGGCCATTTGCACTCAGTGGTGAAGGTCACGGTGGTGGGCTGGGCTTGCTGATCGTGCACCGCATCCTGCAATTACACCATAGCAGTATAGAATTACGTACAGACCCCGCTGCAAACAGCACGGGAGCATGCTTTTGCTTTGCCCTGCCACTGGCAACTGGCGCTGCGGGTAACATTAACTCATCGATAAATAAACAGATTAAGTAG
- a CDS encoding coniferyl aldehyde dehydrogenase: MEMNLAPEVIAQTLEATLKRLRAASRTQPHPDLQQRLDWLSRLEKITVQHGAEVNQAISKDFGHRSAHETELADLSLIVSSIKHTRRHLAGWMKPRRAATALQYLPAKNRLLSQPLGVVGIISPWNYPHQLALGPAIAAFAAGNRVMLKPSELTPHYSALLAKLVADYFSEDEMVVVTGGADVAKAFSELRFDHLVFTGSTAVGRHVAVAAAKNLTPVTLELGGKSPAIVDASANIKTAAASLAFGKLLNAGQTCVAPDYVLVPADKRDELVAALVAATGKMYPVLEENPDYTAIINDHHYQRLQGLLNDAVEQGAQLLPLTSTAQSAGMTAARKQAPVLVLNATPDMRIMQEEIFGPLLPIVTYQGNVKEAIEFINNRERPLALYWYGTDNDNRDLVLQQTVSGGVTINDCLWHLSQESQPFGGVGASGMGAYHGEWGFRALSKEKPVFYQSSLNGMHLLYPPYGKTFARMLKLLKLIG; the protein is encoded by the coding sequence ATGGAAATGAATCTTGCACCCGAAGTCATTGCGCAAACCCTGGAAGCCACGCTCAAGCGTTTGCGAGCTGCCAGCCGTACCCAGCCTCACCCTGATCTGCAGCAGCGACTGGACTGGCTCAGCCGTCTCGAAAAAATAACCGTGCAACATGGTGCAGAAGTCAACCAGGCGATCAGCAAGGATTTTGGACATCGCTCAGCACACGAAACTGAACTGGCCGATTTATCGCTCATCGTTTCTTCCATCAAGCACACCAGACGCCACCTTGCTGGCTGGATGAAGCCGCGTCGTGCTGCCACTGCCTTGCAATACCTGCCTGCGAAGAACAGGTTGCTGAGCCAGCCGCTGGGTGTGGTCGGCATCATCTCGCCATGGAATTATCCGCATCAACTTGCGCTGGGGCCAGCCATTGCTGCCTTTGCCGCAGGCAACCGGGTCATGCTCAAACCCTCAGAGTTGACTCCACATTATTCAGCACTGCTGGCCAAGCTGGTTGCTGATTATTTCTCTGAAGATGAAATGGTGGTCGTCACTGGCGGCGCAGACGTGGCCAAGGCATTTTCTGAACTGCGTTTCGATCACCTGGTGTTCACAGGTTCAACCGCAGTCGGCAGGCATGTAGCAGTTGCAGCAGCCAAGAACCTGACGCCGGTAACGCTGGAACTGGGTGGCAAATCCCCGGCGATTGTGGATGCCAGCGCCAACATCAAAACTGCCGCAGCCAGCCTGGCTTTTGGCAAATTGCTCAATGCTGGCCAAACCTGTGTGGCACCGGATTATGTACTGGTGCCGGCAGACAAGCGCGATGAACTGGTGGCAGCGCTGGTAGCTGCCACTGGCAAGATGTATCCGGTGCTGGAAGAGAATCCAGACTACACCGCCATCATCAACGACCATCATTACCAGCGCTTGCAAGGCTTATTGAATGACGCAGTAGAGCAGGGTGCGCAATTGCTGCCACTCACCAGCACCGCCCAGTCTGCAGGCATGACAGCCGCACGCAAACAGGCGCCTGTGCTGGTCTTGAATGCCACGCCAGACATGCGCATCATGCAGGAAGAAATTTTTGGCCCCTTGCTGCCCATCGTTACCTATCAAGGCAACGTCAAAGAGGCGATAGAATTCATTAACAACCGGGAGCGCCCGCTGGCCCTGTACTGGTACGGCACCGATAATGACAACCGTGACCTGGTGCTGCAACAAACCGTGTCTGGCGGTGTGACCATCAATGATTGCCTGTGGCATCTGAGTCAGGAATCACAGCCTTTTGGTGGCGTTGGTGCCAGTGGCATGGGGGCCTATCATGGCGAATGGGGTTTCCGTGCGCTCAGCAAGGAGAAGCCTGTGTTCTATCAAAGCAGCCTGAATGGCATGCACCTGCTTTATCCGCCTTATGGAAAAACCTTCGCACGCATGCTGAAGTTATTGAAGCTCATAGGCTGA
- the msrA gene encoding peptide-methionine (S)-S-oxide reductase MsrA — protein sequence MKIASSLTALVLGIGSVAAALVFNGQVRAGEAAVIIAAPVVDVPAGSAKTETAVFAGGCFWGVQGVFQHVRGVTNAVSGYAGGKATTAHYELVGSGATGHAEAVQVTYDPTQISYGKLLQIFFSVAHDPTQLNRQGPDTGTQYRSAIFPATPVQRDVAEKYITQLNASRAFRSKLATTLEADTGFFAAEAYHQNYLTLHPNEPYIAINDLPKVENLKRVMPAVYRPDPVLVRKGI from the coding sequence ATGAAAATAGCAAGCAGTTTGACAGCCCTGGTGCTGGGCATAGGCAGTGTCGCCGCAGCACTGGTTTTCAATGGTCAGGTAAGGGCCGGTGAGGCAGCAGTCATCATTGCCGCGCCGGTGGTGGATGTACCGGCAGGTAGCGCCAAGACAGAGACTGCAGTTTTCGCGGGCGGCTGCTTCTGGGGGGTGCAAGGCGTTTTCCAGCATGTGCGCGGCGTCACCAATGCAGTTTCGGGCTATGCAGGTGGCAAGGCAACAACTGCGCATTATGAATTGGTGGGTTCTGGTGCTACAGGTCATGCGGAAGCAGTGCAGGTGACCTATGATCCTACCCAGATCAGTTATGGCAAGTTGCTGCAGATATTCTTCTCTGTTGCACATGACCCTACCCAATTGAATCGCCAGGGGCCGGATACGGGCACACAATACCGTTCCGCGATTTTCCCGGCCACGCCAGTACAACGCGACGTGGCTGAAAAATACATCACCCAACTGAATGCCTCGCGCGCTTTCCGCAGCAAACTGGCGACTACCCTGGAAGCAGACACAGGTTTCTTCGCGGCAGAGGCCTATCACCAGAATTACCTGACCCTGCATCCAAATGAGCCATACATCGCCATCAACGACTTGCCCAAGGTTGAAAACCTCAAGCGTGTCATGCCTGCGGTATATCGGCCAGATCCAGTGCTGGTGCGTAAAGGCATTTGA
- a CDS encoding NnrS family protein → MKRLATAPHRLYFFLGAVSVFILFFWWWLQLQHPQTMAIPLHALLMPLGVFPLFILGFTFTAGPKWLAVSADDDYFLLHGATYFCGLLLAMLAASLGLSPLRSSGFALMLCAWLAVTWRWAGLIKRSTVPDKKHAITILLAMCGGACALAATLMWSCGWTDAWIVARQCAFFGFLLPVFLTVCHRMLPFFSGNIIKPYVVWRPYWLLLAWLSGCGLLVISGSLQWHWLEAGTATAMSLSFIYTSWRWGLLRSMANRLLAMLHLSFAWLAIVFALQAAGAYGVSVGSAPVHALALGFMGTMLVAFVSRVTYGHSGRPLQASGLLWGIYLGLHIAALLRILGSLLSYSFLITVSATAWLALLACWIAMMLPIYLKARADGQAG, encoded by the coding sequence ATGAAACGTCTTGCCACCGCCCCCCACAGACTGTATTTCTTTCTCGGTGCTGTATCTGTCTTTATCCTGTTCTTCTGGTGGTGGTTGCAGCTACAGCATCCGCAGACCATGGCCATACCCTTGCATGCCTTGCTGATGCCGCTAGGTGTCTTCCCCTTGTTCATTTTGGGTTTTACTTTCACTGCCGGGCCCAAATGGCTGGCCGTCAGCGCCGACGATGACTACTTCCTGCTGCATGGTGCCACCTATTTTTGCGGCCTGCTGCTGGCCATGCTGGCAGCCAGCCTGGGTCTGTCACCTTTGCGCAGTTCGGGTTTTGCACTGATGCTATGCGCCTGGCTGGCAGTGACCTGGCGCTGGGCCGGTTTGATCAAACGCAGCACAGTGCCGGATAAAAAACATGCGATTACCATCCTGCTTGCCATGTGCGGCGGCGCATGTGCACTGGCCGCGACCCTGATGTGGAGTTGTGGCTGGACAGATGCATGGATCGTCGCCAGGCAATGCGCCTTCTTTGGTTTTTTACTGCCCGTGTTCCTGACAGTCTGCCATCGCATGCTGCCATTTTTTAGCGGCAATATCATCAAACCCTACGTGGTCTGGCGTCCTTACTGGTTGCTGCTTGCCTGGTTAAGCGGCTGTGGTTTGCTGGTGATCAGCGGCAGCCTGCAATGGCACTGGCTGGAAGCAGGTACGGCCACAGCGATGAGCCTGAGTTTCATCTACACCTCCTGGCGCTGGGGTTTGTTGCGCAGCATGGCAAACCGGCTGCTGGCCATGCTGCATCTGTCGTTTGCCTGGCTTGCCATCGTCTTTGCACTGCAGGCTGCGGGCGCGTATGGCGTATCAGTCGGATCAGCGCCTGTGCATGCGCTGGCCCTGGGTTTCATGGGTACCATGCTGGTGGCATTTGTCAGCCGGGTTACTTATGGCCACAGTGGCCGCCCGCTGCAGGCCTCCGGCCTGTTATGGGGTATTTACCTGGGCTTGCATATTGCCGCCCTGTTGCGCATTTTGGGAAGCCTGTTGTCATACAGTTTTCTCATCACGGTCTCTGCAACAGCCTGGCTGGCCCTGCTGGCCTGCTGGATCGCGATGATGCTGCCTATCTACCTCAAAGCGCGGGCAGATGGGCAGGCTGGTTAG
- a CDS encoding response regulator transcription factor, with protein sequence MDTAKNILIVEDDMPIADLLRLHMKDEGYQVTHCADGKQGLAQLRTGNWDALILDIMLPGVDGLEICRQARAMENYVPIIIISARSSEVHRILGLELGADDYLAKPFSVLELVARVKAMLRRADAMDKSRRTEAGDVAVDGVALSPVTRVATADGKVLDLTPREFDLLYFFVRHPGQVYSRLDLLNKVWGYEHEGYEHTVNTHINRLRAKIESNPAEPQRILTVWGKGYRYALPGEAT encoded by the coding sequence GTGGATACAGCAAAAAATATACTGATCGTGGAAGATGACATGCCCATCGCCGACCTGCTGCGCCTGCACATGAAGGACGAGGGTTATCAGGTCACGCATTGCGCTGACGGCAAACAGGGTCTCGCACAATTGCGCACTGGTAACTGGGATGCCCTGATACTCGACATCATGCTGCCCGGTGTCGATGGGCTGGAAATCTGCCGCCAGGCCCGTGCCATGGAAAACTATGTGCCGATTATCATCATCAGTGCCCGTTCCAGCGAAGTACACCGCATCCTGGGTCTGGAACTGGGTGCTGACGATTACCTCGCCAAGCCTTTCTCTGTGCTGGAACTCGTGGCCCGCGTCAAGGCCATGCTGCGCCGTGCCGATGCGATGGACAAGAGCCGCCGTACTGAAGCAGGGGATGTAGCCGTAGATGGCGTGGCCTTGTCACCAGTGACGCGGGTTGCCACTGCCGATGGCAAGGTGCTGGACCTGACCCCGCGTGAATTTGACTTGTTGTACTTCTTTGTACGTCACCCCGGTCAGGTCTATTCACGTCTGGATTTGCTCAACAAGGTCTGGGGTTATGAACATGAGGGGTATGAACATACCGTCAATACCCACATCAACCGCCTGCGCGCCAAGATAGAGAGCAACCCGGCAGAACCGCAGCGCATACTGACGGTATGGGGCAAGGGCTACCGTTATGCACTGCCGGGAGAGGCAACGTGA
- a CDS encoding gamma-glutamylcyclotransferase family protein yields the protein MTLSPDTGVLLFSYGTLQDKAVQLANFGRELAGKPDTLPGYAQTMLAIADPDVVATSGKTRHPIVQASANPADEVAGTVFTITSQELAAADAYEVADYKRVSVSLKSGKQAWVYIRA from the coding sequence ATGACTTTGTCGCCAGATACTGGAGTACTGCTATTTTCTTATGGAACACTGCAAGACAAGGCGGTGCAACTTGCCAATTTTGGCCGTGAACTTGCAGGCAAGCCAGATACCCTGCCTGGCTATGCGCAGACAATGCTCGCCATAGCTGATCCTGATGTCGTGGCAACCAGTGGCAAGACGCGTCACCCCATCGTCCAGGCCAGCGCCAACCCTGCTGATGAAGTTGCTGGCACTGTCTTTACGATCACCTCGCAAGAACTGGCAGCCGCCGATGCCTACGAAGTGGCAGACTACAAGCGTGTTTCGGTATCCCTGAAATCTGGCAAGCAGGCCTGGGTGTATATACGTGCCTGA